One Athene noctua chromosome 32, bAthNoc1.hap1.1, whole genome shotgun sequence genomic region harbors:
- the LOC141972403 gene encoding RNA-binding protein 4B isoform X2: MVKLFIGNLPREATEQEIRSLFEQYGKVLECDIIKNYGFVHIEDKTAAEDAIRNLHHHKLHGVCINVEASKNKSKASTKLHVGNISPACTNLELRAKFEEYGPVIECDIVKDYAFVHMERAEDAVEAIRGLDNTEFQATAAPQEDPDGEVPTLVAPAAAAAPGPAGPEQRVPPARREARLPPALVALPCPASGCACSCPPAGCGRRPGWETRAAATAAGRRGTGLRSAR; this comes from the exons ATGGTGAAGCTGTTCATCGGGAACCTGCCGCGGGAGGCGACGGAGCAGGAGATCCGCTCCCTGTTCGAGCAGTACGGGAAGGTGCTGGAGTGCGACATCATCAAGAACTACGGCTTCGTGCACATCGAGGACAAGACGGCGGCCGAGGACGCCATCCGCAACCTGCACCACCACAAGCTGCACGGCGTCTGCATCAACGTGGAGGCCTCCAAGAACAAGAGCAAAGCCTCCACCAAGCTGCACGTGGGCAACATCAGCCCCGCCTGCACCAACCTGGAGCTGCGGGCCAAGTTCGAGGAGTACGGCCCCGTCATCGAGTGCGACATCGTCAAGGATTACGCCTTCGTGCACATGGAGCGGGCGGAGGACGCGGTGGAGGCCATCCGCGGGCTGGACAACACCGAGTTCCAAG CAACGGCCGCCCCGCAGGAGGATCCCGACGGCGAAGTCCCAACTCTTGTggcaccggccgccgccgccgcgcctggTCCCGCCGGGCCGGAGCAGCGGGTCCCGCCGGCGCGGCGTGAAGCCAGGCTACCTCCCGCCCTTGTAGCGTTGCCCTGCCCG GCAAGCGGATGCGCGTGCAGTTGTCCACCAGCCGGCTGCGGACGGCGCCCGGGATGGGAGACAAGAGCGGCTGCTACCGCTGCGGGAAGGAGGGGCACTGGTCTAAGGAGTGCCCGGTAG
- the LOC141972403 gene encoding RNA-binding protein 4B isoform X5 codes for MVKLFIGNLPREATEQEIRSLFEQYGKVLECDIIKNYGFVHIEDKTAAEDAIRNLHHHKLHGVCINVEASKNKSKASTKLHVGNISPACTNLELRAKFEEYGPVIECDIVKDYAFVHMERAEDAVEAIRGLDNTEFQGWARW; via the exons ATGGTGAAGCTGTTCATCGGGAACCTGCCGCGGGAGGCGACGGAGCAGGAGATCCGCTCCCTGTTCGAGCAGTACGGGAAGGTGCTGGAGTGCGACATCATCAAGAACTACGGCTTCGTGCACATCGAGGACAAGACGGCGGCCGAGGACGCCATCCGCAACCTGCACCACCACAAGCTGCACGGCGTCTGCATCAACGTGGAGGCCTCCAAGAACAAGAGCAAAGCCTCCACCAAGCTGCACGTGGGCAACATCAGCCCCGCCTGCACCAACCTGGAGCTGCGGGCCAAGTTCGAGGAGTACGGCCCCGTCATCGAGTGCGACATCGTCAAGGATTACGCCTTCGTGCACATGGAGCGGGCGGAGGACGCGGTGGAGGCCATCCGCGGGCTGGACAACACCGAGTTCCAAG GCTGGGCGAGATGGTGA
- the LOC141972403 gene encoding RNA-binding protein 4 isoform X1 yields MVKLFIGNLPREATEQEIRSLFEQYGKVLECDIIKNYGFVHIEDKTAAEDAIRNLHHHKLHGVCINVEASKNKSKASTKLHVGNISPACTNLELRAKFEEYGPVIECDIVKDYAFVHMERAEDAVEAIRGLDNTEFQGKRMRVQLSTSRLRTAPGMGDKSGCYRCGKEGHWSKECPVDRPGQVADFAEAYNEQYGAVRTPYTAGYGETVYYDEAYGGMADYYKRYRVRSYATASAYDAYAEQTMAQYSQYAQYSQVQSSAMAATTAMASRIPTTLDAYDRALLPTPGAAAAVAAAATAAAAAASSTYYTRDRSPLRRTAAAATTVGEAYTYERGQLSPVSSVARASLYDMQRFGRDPYADRARYSAF; encoded by the exons ATGGTGAAGCTGTTCATCGGGAACCTGCCGCGGGAGGCGACGGAGCAGGAGATCCGCTCCCTGTTCGAGCAGTACGGGAAGGTGCTGGAGTGCGACATCATCAAGAACTACGGCTTCGTGCACATCGAGGACAAGACGGCGGCCGAGGACGCCATCCGCAACCTGCACCACCACAAGCTGCACGGCGTCTGCATCAACGTGGAGGCCTCCAAGAACAAGAGCAAAGCCTCCACCAAGCTGCACGTGGGCAACATCAGCCCCGCCTGCACCAACCTGGAGCTGCGGGCCAAGTTCGAGGAGTACGGCCCCGTCATCGAGTGCGACATCGTCAAGGATTACGCCTTCGTGCACATGGAGCGGGCGGAGGACGCGGTGGAGGCCATCCGCGGGCTGGACAACACCGAGTTCCAAG GCAAGCGGATGCGCGTGCAGTTGTCCACCAGCCGGCTGCGGACGGCGCCCGGGATGGGAGACAAGAGCGGCTGCTACCGCTGCGGGAAGGAGGGGCACTGGTCTAAGGAGTGCCCGGTAGATCGCCCGGGGCAAGTGGCGGACTTTGCCGAGGCCTATAACGAGCAGTACGGAGCCGTGCGCACTCCCTACACCGCGGGCTATGGGGAGACCGTGTATTACGATGAGGCCTACGGCGGGATGGCCGACTACTACAAGCGCTACCGCGTCCGCTCCTACGCCACGGCCTCTGCGTACGACGCCTACGCGGAGCAGACCATGGCCCAGTACTCCCAGTACGCCCAGTACTCCCAGGTCCAGTCCTCGGCCATGGCCGCCACCACAGCCATGGCCAGTCGCATCCCCACCACCCTAGACGCGTACGATAGAGCTCTGCTGCCGACcccgggcgcggcggccgccgTCGCCGCCGCAGCCaccgccgccgcggcggccgcctcCTCCACCTATTACACCCGGGATAGAAGCCCCCTGCGCCGCACGGCCGCCGCGGCCACCACCGTCGGAGAGGCCTACACGTACGAGCGTGGGCAACTGTCGCCGGTGTCCTCGGTAGCCCGGGCTTCTCTCTACGACATGCAGCGGTTCGGGCGGGACCCGTACGCGGACCGGGCGCGGTACTCTGCCTTTTGA
- the LOC141972403 gene encoding RNA-binding protein 4B isoform X4: MVKLFIGNLPREATEQEIRSLFEQYGKVLECDIIKNYGFVHIEDKTAAEDAIRNLHHHKLHGVCINVEASKNKSKASTKLHVGNISPACTNLELRAKFEEYGPVIECDIVKDYAFVHMERAEDAVEAIRGLDNTEFQGGSRRRSPNSCGTGRRRRAWSRRAGAAGPAGAA; the protein is encoded by the exons ATGGTGAAGCTGTTCATCGGGAACCTGCCGCGGGAGGCGACGGAGCAGGAGATCCGCTCCCTGTTCGAGCAGTACGGGAAGGTGCTGGAGTGCGACATCATCAAGAACTACGGCTTCGTGCACATCGAGGACAAGACGGCGGCCGAGGACGCCATCCGCAACCTGCACCACCACAAGCTGCACGGCGTCTGCATCAACGTGGAGGCCTCCAAGAACAAGAGCAAAGCCTCCACCAAGCTGCACGTGGGCAACATCAGCCCCGCCTGCACCAACCTGGAGCTGCGGGCCAAGTTCGAGGAGTACGGCCCCGTCATCGAGTGCGACATCGTCAAGGATTACGCCTTCGTGCACATGGAGCGGGCGGAGGACGCGGTGGAGGCCATCCGCGGGCTGGACAACACCGAGTTCCAAG GAGGATCCCGACGGCGAAGTCCCAACTCTTGTggcaccggccgccgccgccgcgcctggTCCCGCCGGGCCGGAGCAGCGGGTCCCGCCGGCGCGGCGTGA
- the LOC141972403 gene encoding RNA-binding protein 4B isoform X3, which yields MVKLFIGNLPREATEQEIRSLFEQYGKVLECDIIKNYGFVHIEDKTAAEDAIRNLHHHKLHGVCINVEASKNKSKASTKLHVGNISPACTNLELRAKFEEYGPVIECDIVKDYAFVHMERAEDAVEAIRGLDNTEFQATAAPQEDPDGEVPTLVAPAAAAAPGPAGPEQRVPPARREARLPPALVALPCPVRG from the exons ATGGTGAAGCTGTTCATCGGGAACCTGCCGCGGGAGGCGACGGAGCAGGAGATCCGCTCCCTGTTCGAGCAGTACGGGAAGGTGCTGGAGTGCGACATCATCAAGAACTACGGCTTCGTGCACATCGAGGACAAGACGGCGGCCGAGGACGCCATCCGCAACCTGCACCACCACAAGCTGCACGGCGTCTGCATCAACGTGGAGGCCTCCAAGAACAAGAGCAAAGCCTCCACCAAGCTGCACGTGGGCAACATCAGCCCCGCCTGCACCAACCTGGAGCTGCGGGCCAAGTTCGAGGAGTACGGCCCCGTCATCGAGTGCGACATCGTCAAGGATTACGCCTTCGTGCACATGGAGCGGGCGGAGGACGCGGTGGAGGCCATCCGCGGGCTGGACAACACCGAGTTCCAAG CAACGGCCGCCCCGCAGGAGGATCCCGACGGCGAAGTCCCAACTCTTGTggcaccggccgccgccgccgcgcctggTCCCGCCGGGCCGGAGCAGCGGGTCCCGCCGGCGCGGCGTGAAGCCAGGCTACCTCCCGCCCTTGTAGCGTTGCCCTGCCCGGTAAGAGGGTGA
- the RBM14 gene encoding RNA-binding protein 14 isoform X2, translating into MRGAEGAQITRMRIPPPPYPPRAEGTPPFCEAAAALRCRFPPPAPLPAAIMRPGIKLFVGNVPEEATAEELSELFAGAAGPVLGIALMKQFAFVHLRDETAAARAITQLNGHQLHGRRIVVEPSRPRPTNTCKIFVGNVSAACTSGELRSLFQQYGTVVECDVVKGTAPSGASRSSRISGAWRTRRSGTAARPQSPRWISAASRSRTPSTPGTRGGTATTCPPPASTRATSAASEPARAGSGPWRRRGLAAPPAVGPGGRDGCFLAAFSWVFFLSDFFFRRIHGSGREAFLKRGGGGGGAGAAVAPPLARGRAAQPHPSLWVFTTRFSGGFFFFHPLFGVFSSPPFCQRQSPRRGRHLFVRLEIKTLGSSPPPPTVSRLVLSQPGAAFFG; encoded by the exons ATGCGCGGTGCGGAGGGCGCGCAGATCACGCGCATGCGCATCCCGCCGCCGCCCTACCCGCCCCGCGCTGAGGGGACGCCGCCATTTTGTGAGGCCGCCGCGGCGCTGCGCTgccgcttccccccccccgctccccttcCCGCCGCCATCATGCGTCCCGGTATCAAACTATTCGTGGGCAACGTCCCCGAGGAGGCGACCGCGGAGGAGCTGAGCGAGCTGTTCGCCGGCGCCGCCGGGCCCGTGCTCGGCATCGCCCTCATGAAGCAGTTCGCGTTCGTGCACCTCCGCGACGAGACGGCGGCGGCCCGCGCCATCACGCAGCTCAACGGCCACCAGCTGCACGGTCGCCGCATCGTGGTCGAGCCCTCCCGGCCTCGGCCCACCAACACCTGCAAGATCTTCGTGGGTAACGTCTCGGCCGCCTGCACCAGCGGCGAGCTGCGCTCGCTCTTCCAGCAGTACGGCACCGTCGTCGAATGCGACGTGGTGAAAG GTACGGCTCCGAGCGGCGCCTCTCGGAGCTCTCGGATTTCCGGCGCTTGGCGGACTCGCCGCTCGGGTACCGCCGCTCGCCCACAAAGTCCCCGTTGGATTTCCGCCGCCTCCCGGAGCCGCACGCCGAGTACGCCCGGTACTCGGGGGGGTACGGCGACTACCTGCCCGCCGCCCGCGTCCACTCGGGCTACCAGCGCCGCCTCTGAGCCGGCCCGGGCGGGCTCGGGCCCTTGGCGTCGCCGCGGGCTCGCGGCTCCGCCCGCCGTTGGCCCCGGGGGCAGGGACGGTTGTtttttagctgctttttcttgggttttttttctttcagactttttttttagaaggaTCCACGGTTCCGGGCGGGAAGCGTTTTTGAagcgggggggtggtggggggggagCAGGCGCCGCGGTTGCCCCTCCCCTCGCGCGTGGCCGCGCTGCACAACCGCACCCATCGCTCTGGGTTTTTACTACCCGCTTTtcgggtggttttttttttttccacccactttttggggttttttcctcccccccgTTTTGCCAGCGTCAGtccccgcggcgcggccgccaCCTTTTTGTACGACTGGAAATAAAAACGCTGGGCTCTTCGCCGCCCCCCCCCACTGTCTCCCGTCTGGTTCTTTCCCAACCCGGTGCCGCCTTTTTTGGGTGA
- the RBM14 gene encoding RNA-binding protein 14 isoform X1, giving the protein MRGAEGAQITRMRIPPPPYPPRAEGTPPFCEAAAALRCRFPPPAPLPAAIMRPGIKLFVGNVPEEATAEELSELFAGAAGPVLGIALMKQFAFVHLRDETAAARAITQLNGHQLHGRRIVVEPSRPRPTNTCKIFVGNVSAACTSGELRSLFQQYGTVVECDVVKDYAFVHMENEADAKVAIENLNGKEVKGRRVNVELSTNVQKKGAGQAPPPALGLDKTKRLGLEYREKFQPKIEAFEQQRRAADTAFPAATGYAAASSLYDYQQRFGSAGAGKYEAFEAAQARPASPSYFGRDRSPLRRSPTRAGYAAVTLPMTAQPAAYRAQPSASLGAAYRAQPSASLGAAYRPQPTTGQAASYRAQPSASLGGAYRSQASAVSLGASAAPPAANSLGSYGAQPAAASQLSGYSVQSAALASSYGAQAASGYSASYGAQAAAAAAYGAQAGPTAASYGAQAVATHVASYGAQATGHAASYGAQPVDGHAASYGAQPGAALPASYGAQAVAAHATSYGAQAVAGHAAAYQPVAGHSASYGAQPATALSASYGAQPAAGHSASYGAQPAANLPASYGSQSAAAALSATYGAQAASSLAASYGSQAAAAAASYKAQASAPLTAAYRAQASGSMAASYPAQQASSASLAAAYRTQPGSAYDGPSQLGQQAASYLGLAQAAAVAPPYERTRLSPPRSAAYDDPYKKSSALAKRYGSERRLSELSDFRRLADSPLGYRRSPTKSPLDFRRLPEPHAEYARYSGGYGDYLPAARVHSGYQRRL; this is encoded by the exons ATGCGCGGTGCGGAGGGCGCGCAGATCACGCGCATGCGCATCCCGCCGCCGCCCTACCCGCCCCGCGCTGAGGGGACGCCGCCATTTTGTGAGGCCGCCGCGGCGCTGCGCTgccgcttccccccccccgctccccttcCCGCCGCCATCATGCGTCCCGGTATCAAACTATTCGTGGGCAACGTCCCCGAGGAGGCGACCGCGGAGGAGCTGAGCGAGCTGTTCGCCGGCGCCGCCGGGCCCGTGCTCGGCATCGCCCTCATGAAGCAGTTCGCGTTCGTGCACCTCCGCGACGAGACGGCGGCGGCCCGCGCCATCACGCAGCTCAACGGCCACCAGCTGCACGGTCGCCGCATCGTGGTCGAGCCCTCCCGGCCTCGGCCCACCAACACCTGCAAGATCTTCGTGGGTAACGTCTCGGCCGCCTGCACCAGCGGCGAGCTGCGCTCGCTCTTCCAGCAGTACGGCACCGTCGTCGAATGCGACGTGGTGAAAG ACTATGCCTTTGTTCACATGGAGAACGAAGCAGATGCAAAAGTTGCCATCGAAAACCTTAACGGGAAGGAGGTGAAGGGGCGCCGGGTGAACGTGGAGCTCTCCACCAACGTCCAGAAGAAGGGCGCGGgccaggccccgccgcccgccctcggCCTCGACAAGACCAAGCGCCTCGGCCTGGAGTACCGGGAGAAGTTCCAGCCCAAGATCGAGGCCTTCGAGCAGCAGCGCCGGGCGGCCGACACCGCCTTCCCCGCGGCCACCGGCtacgccgccgcctcctccctcTACGACTACCAGCAGCGCTTCGGCTCCGCCGGCGCCGGCAAGTACGAGGCCTTCGAGGCGGCGCAGGCCCGACCCGCCTCCCCGTCCTACTTCGGGCGGGACCGCAGCCCCCTGCGGCGCTCGCCCACCCGCGCCGGCTACGCGGCCGTGACGCTGCCCATGACGGCCCAACCGGCCGCCTACCGCGCCCAGCCCTCGGCCTCGCTGGGGGCCGCCTACCGCGCCCAGCCCTCGGCCTCCCTCGGCGCGGCCTACCGCCCGCAGCCCACCACCGGCCAGGCCGCCTCGTACAGGGCCCAGCCCTCGGCCTCGCTGGGCGGCGCCTACCGCTCGCAGGCCTCGGCCGTGTCCCTCGGCGCctcggccgcgccgcccgccgccaacTCCCTCGGCTCCTACGGCGCccagcccgccgccgcctcccagCTCTCCGGCTACAGCGTCCAGTCGGCCGCGCTGGCCTCGTCCTACGGGGCGCAGGCCGCCTCCGGCTACTCCGCCTCCTACGGCGCCcaagccgctgccgccgccgcctacGGCGCCCAGGCCGGCCCCACCGCCGCTTCCTACGGCGCCCAGGCCGTGGCCACGCACGTGGCTTCCTACGGCGCCCAGGCCACTGGCCACGCCGCCTCCTACGGCGCCCAGCCCGTAGACGGCCACGCCGCCTCCTACGGCGCccagcccggcgccgcgctcccgGCCTCCTACGGCGCCCAGGCCGTGGCGGCACACGCCACCTCCTACGGCGCCCAGGCGGTCGCCGGTCACGCCGCCGCTTACCAGCCCGTAGCCGGCCACTCGGCCTCCTACGGCGCCCAGCCGGCCACCGCGCTCTCCGCCTCCTACGGCGCCCAGCCGGCCGCCGGCCACTCGGCCTCCTATGGCGCCCAGCCCGCCGCCAACCTGCCCGCCTCCTACGGCAGCCAgtccgccgccgccgcgctctcGGCCACCTACGGCGCCCAGGCGGCCTCTTCGCTGGCCGCCTCCTACGGTAGCcaagccgccgccgccgccgcctcctacAAGGCGCAGGCCTCCGCCCCGCTGACGGCCGCGTACCGGGCCCAGGCCTCCGGCTCCATGGCGGCCTCCTACCCGGCGCAGCAGGCCTCCTCCGCGTCGCTGGCGGCCGCTTACCGCACCCAGCCCGGCAGCGCCTACGACGGCCCGAGCCAACTGGGCCAGCAGGCGGCTTCCTACCTGGGCCTGGCGCAGGCCGCCGCCGTCGCACCGCCCTACGAGCGCACCCGCCTCTCCCCGCCTCGCAGCGCCGCCTACGACGACCCGTACAAAAAATCATCCGCTCTGGCTAAAAG GTACGGCTCCGAGCGGCGCCTCTCGGAGCTCTCGGATTTCCGGCGCTTGGCGGACTCGCCGCTCGGGTACCGCCGCTCGCCCACAAAGTCCCCGTTGGATTTCCGCCGCCTCCCGGAGCCGCACGCCGAGTACGCCCGGTACTCGGGGGGGTACGGCGACTACCTGCCCGCCGCCCGCGTCCACTCGGGCTACCAGCGCCGCCTCTGA
- the CCS gene encoding copper chaperone for superoxide dismutase encodes MAAPGPSCRLEFAVQMRCQSCAEAVRAALRGAPDVRLLELRLDAQTVLVETTAAAERVREVLEASGRRAVLKGMGGPDDASPGAAAVAALAGAGGVRGLVRFLQVSPGRCLVDGAVEGLPPGPHGLHVHEFGDLSHPCDSCGGHFNPDGESHGGPQDRHRHVGDLGNIWADAEGRASFRLEDSRLKVWDIIGRSVVVDAGEDDLGRGSHPLSRVTGNSGPGLACGVVARAAGLFQNPKKICSCDGRTLWEERDRAAAATGPVATAGPKVATSPTAAPGPTAAPAPHL; translated from the exons ATGGCGGCGCCGGGGCCGAGCTGCCGG CTGGAGTTCGCGGTGCAGATGCGGTGCCAGAGCTGCGCCGAGGCCGTGCGGGCGGCGCTTCGGGGAGCCCCCG ACGTGCGGCTCCTGGAGCTGCGTCTGGACGCGCAGACGGTGCTGGTGGAGACGACGGCGGCGGCCGAGCGGGTGCGGGAGGTGCTGGAGGCCTCGGGGCGCCGCGCGGTGCTCAAGGGGATGGGGGGCCCCGATGACG CCAGCCCGGGCGCGGCGGCCGTGGCGGCGctggcgggggccggcggcgtgCGGGGGCTGGTGCGGTTCCTGCAGGTCTCCCCCGGTCGGTGCCTGGTGGACGGCGCCGTCGAGGGGCTCCCCCCGGGCCCCCACGGGCTTCACGTCCACGAATTCGGGGACCTCTCGCACCCCTGTGACAG CTGCGGGGGCCACTTCAACCCCGACGGGGAGAGCCACGGGGGACCCCAGGACCGGCACCGG CACGTCGGGGACTTGGGGAACATCTGGGCTGATGCCGAGGGCAGAGCCAGCTTCCGCCTGGAGGACTCGCGCCTGAAG gtCTGGGACATCATCGGCCGCTCCGTGGTGGTGGACGCGGGCGAGGACGACCTGGGCCGGGGCTCCCACCCGCTCTCCCGGGTGACCGGGAACTCGGGGCCGGG GCTGGCCTGCGGCGTGGTGGCCCGCGCAGCCGGGCTCTTCCAGAACCCCAAGAAAATCTGCTCCTGCGACGGCCGGACCCTCTGGGAGGAGCGAGACCGGGCCGCGGCGGCCACCGGCCCCGTGGCAACTGCTGGCCCCAAGGTGGCCACCAGCCCCACGGCGGCCCCCGGCCCCacggcagccccagccccacacctctAG
- the LOC141972402 gene encoding RNA-binding protein 4-like, with product MVKLFIGNLPREATEQEIRSLFEQYGKVLECDIIKNYGFVHIEDKTAAEDAIRNLHHHKLHGVCINVEASKNKSKASTKLHVGNISPACTNLELRAKFEEYGPVIECDIVKDYAFVHMERAEDAVEAIRGLDNTEFQGKRMRVQLSTSRLRTAPGMGDKSGCYRCGKEGHWSKECPVDRPGQVADFAEAYNEQYGAVRTPYTAGYGETVYYDEAYGGMADYYKRYRVRSYATASAYDAYAEQTMAQYSQYAQYSQVQSSAMAATTAMASRIPTTLDAYDRALLPTPGAAAAVAAAATAAAAAASSTYYTRDRSPLRRTAAAATTVGDAYTYERGQLSPVSSVARASLYDMQRFERDPYAERARYSAF from the exons ATGGTGAAGCTGTTCATCGGGAACCTGCCGCGGGAGGCGACGGAGCAGGAGATCCGCTCCCTGTTCGAGCAGTACGGGAAGGTGCTGGAGTGCGACATCATCAAGAACTACGGCTTCGTGCACATCGAGGACAAGACGGCGGCCGAGGACGCCATCCGCAACCTGCACCACCACAAGCTGCACGGCGTCTGCATCAACGTGGAGGCCTCCAAGAACAAGAGCAAAGCCTCCACCAAGCTGCACGTGGGCAACATCAGCCCCGCCTGCACCAACCTGGAGCTGCGGGCCAAGTTCGAGGAGTACGGCCCCGTCATCGAGTGCGACATCGTCAAGGATTACGCCTTCGTGCACATGGAGCGGGCGGAGGACGCGGTGGAGGCCATCCGCGGGCTGGACAACACCGAGTTCCAAG GCAAGCGGATGCGCGTGCAGTTGTCCACCAGCCGGCTGCGGACGGCGCCCGGGATGGGAGACAAGAGCGGCTGCTACCGCTGCGGGAAGGAGGGGCACTGGTCTAAGGAGTGCCCGGTAGATCGCCCGGGGCAAGTGGCGGACTTTGCCGAGGCCTATAACGAGCAGTACGGAGCCGTGCGCACTCCCTACACCGCGGGCTATGGGGAGACCGTGTATTACGATGAGGCCTACGGCGGGATGGCCGACTACTACAAGCGCTACCGCGTCCGCTCCTACGCCACGGCCTCTGCGTACGACGCCTACGCGGAGCAGACCATGGCCCAGTACTCCCAGTACGCCCAGTACTCCCAGGTCCAGTCCTCGGCCATGGCCGCCACCACAGCCATGGCCAGTCGCATCCCCACCACCCTAGACGCGTACGATAGAGCTCTGCTGCCGACcccgggcgcggcggccgccgTCGCCGCCGCAGCCaccgccgccgcggcggccgcctcCTCCACCTATTACACCCGGGATAGAAGCCCCCTGCGCCGCACGGCCGCCGCGGCCACCACCGTCGGAGACGCCTACACGTACGAGCGTGGGCAACTGTCGCCGGTGTCCTCGGTAGCCCGGGCTTCTCTCTACGACATGCAGCGGTTCGAGCGGGACCCGTACGCGGAGCGGGCGCGGTACTCTGCCTTTTGA
- the ZNRD2 gene encoding protein ZNRD2 isoform X1 — translation MALNAGAEAAPGAAELEARRGRQERVSRAMGQLLLRGYRMLGRCCPHCGTILLQDKQQQLHCVTCQGLDCDGEGGVAPAPPGPPSPPPPPRAHPAAPRPEHCEGAATGLRAAAASPPPPPPGPPRQEEEEEEEEAAAVGAARAAVLRKLRWAARELPRTASAEGSAHLCALVRACAEALGGLQALAPPP, via the exons ATGGCGCTGAACGCGG GCGCGGAggcggccccgggcgcggcggagCTGGAGGCTCGGCGGGGGCGGCAGGAGCGGGTCAGCCGGGCCatggggcagctgctgctgcgggGGTACCGGATGCTGGGGCGGTGCTGCCCCCACTGCGGG aCCATCCTGCTccaggacaagcagcagcagctccactgcGTGACCTGCCAGGGGCTGGACTGCGACGGGGAGGGGGGCGTCG ccccggcccccccgggccccccctctcctcctccccccccccgcgcccaccccgccgccccgcgccccgagCACTGCGAGGGAGCCGCCACCGGGTTAcgcgcggccgccgccagcccgccgccgccccccccgggccccccccggcaggaggaggaggaggaggaggaggaggcggcggcggtgggcGCGGCGCGGGCCGCGGTGCTGCGGAAGCTGCGCTGGGCCGCGCGGGAGCTGCCCCGCACCGCCTCGGCCGAGGGCAGCGCCCACCTCTGCGCCCTGGTGCGCGCCTGCGCCGAggcgctgggggggctgcaggccctcgccccccccccaTAA
- the ZNRD2 gene encoding protein ZNRD2 isoform X2, with product MALNAGAEAAPGAAELEARRGRQERTILLQDKQQQLHCVTCQGLDCDGEGGVAPAPPGPPSPPPPPRAHPAAPRPEHCEGAATGLRAAAASPPPPPPGPPRQEEEEEEEEAAAVGAARAAVLRKLRWAARELPRTASAEGSAHLCALVRACAEALGGLQALAPPP from the exons ATGGCGCTGAACGCGG GCGCGGAggcggccccgggcgcggcggagCTGGAGGCTCGGCGGGGGCGGCAGGAGCGG aCCATCCTGCTccaggacaagcagcagcagctccactgcGTGACCTGCCAGGGGCTGGACTGCGACGGGGAGGGGGGCGTCG ccccggcccccccgggccccccctctcctcctccccccccccgcgcccaccccgccgccccgcgccccgagCACTGCGAGGGAGCCGCCACCGGGTTAcgcgcggccgccgccagcccgccgccgccccccccgggccccccccggcaggaggaggaggaggaggaggaggaggcggcggcggtgggcGCGGCGCGGGCCGCGGTGCTGCGGAAGCTGCGCTGGGCCGCGCGGGAGCTGCCCCGCACCGCCTCGGCCGAGGGCAGCGCCCACCTCTGCGCCCTGGTGCGCGCCTGCGCCGAggcgctgggggggctgcaggccctcgccccccccccaTAA